In a single window of the Nicotiana tomentosiformis chromosome 8, ASM39032v3, whole genome shotgun sequence genome:
- the LOC104106820 gene encoding serine/threonine-protein kinase VPS15 produces the protein MGNKIAKTTQASAMEYYLHDLPSSYNLVLKEVLGRGRFLKSILCKHDEGLVLVKVYFKRGDFIDLRDYEQRLSKICDIFTSLDHPHVWPFQFWLETDKAAYLLRQYFFNNLHDRLSTRPFLCVVEKKWLAFQLLYAVKQSHEHGVCHGDIKCENVLVTSWNWLYLADFASFKPTYIPHDDPSDFSFFFDTGGRRRCYLAPERFYEHGGEMHVAPDAPLKPSMDIFAVGCVIAELFLEGQPLFELSQLLAYRRGQYDPSQLLEKIPDSGIRKMILHMIQLDPESRCSAESYLQNYAGVVFPSYFSPFLHNFYSLLNPLNSDARVLICQTSFQEIRKQMMNDKPGEGNSPAASPHSFPASQTLQESGVNENLNLVRDSSNKREEMEKGSVHDRFDLLGNMNTVLRDAKQNNQCPAVKPVLEDIANTSYSQNQRQCHMLSPGEQISVSSNSFKRSHHPFLKKITMEDLTSLMSDYDNQSDTFGMPFLPFPEDVMSCEGMVLIASLLCSCIRNVKLPFMRRGAVLLLNSCSMYIDDEDRLQRVLPYVIAMLSDPAAIVRCAALETLCDILPLVRDFPPSDAKIFPEYILPMLSMLPDDPEESVRICYASNISKLALTAYGFLIHSISLSEAGVLNEINSCQNSSISTSDRPVRPQSLNSDTQLAQLRKSVAEVIQELVMGPKQTPNIRRALLQDIGNLCWFFGQRQSSDFLLPILPAFLNDRDEQLRAVFYGQIICVCFFVGQRSVEEYLLPYIEQALTDTTEAVIVNALDCLAILCKSGFLRKRVLLEMIDRSFHLLCYPSQWVRRSAVTFIAASSESLGAVDSYVFLVPVIRPFLRRQPASLASEKALLSCLKPPVSKELYYQLVENAKSSDMLERQRKIWYNSPPQLKQWETVDLLERSSSELDRMKYWSGRKHDFPGYKSAGDLTKPIDFTESDDNETKVKAVGSLIQNPSGIMDSCDRLPSEKLQLSGFVSPQVGGMSSFIDKSSEGIPLYYFKEDNKKLAGTGAAASDSSLPFTSLGFGSSSLPWMDPVNKSFNLANSVPAPKLVSGSISIGNSSTLLRRVVHEVEDREADQTAYVNNKFQDVGSATTKAGTLTMEDNAAATDRTDLSSFAKTSMITDSGWRPRGVLVAHLQEHRSAVNDISISADHSFFVSASDDSTVKVWDSKRLEKDISFRSRLTYSLEGSRALCVTVLQGSAQVVVGACDGTIHMFSVDYISRGLGNVVEKYSGIADVKKNEVGEGAIASLLNYCSDGGASKMILYSTQNCGLHLLDTRTGSHAWNTKVYPKEGYISSLVAGPCGNWFVSGSSRGVLTLWDLRFCIPVNTWQYSLACPIERMSLFLPPPSTSLSAAARPLVYVAAGCNEVSLWNAENGSCHQVLRVANNESEAENSELPWALAKPSNKANPKQDLRRNNGSKYRVDELSDPPPRLTGIRALLPLPGGDLLTGGTDLKIRRWDHCSPERSYCVCGPSIKGVVNDDFYETKSSFGVQIVQEAKRRPLATRLTAKAILGAAAIDSAGCHRDCILSLASVKLNQRLLISGSRDGAVKVWK, from the exons ATGGGGAATAAGATAGCGAAAACGACACAAGCGTCGGCGATGGAGTACTACCTCCACGACTTGCCGTCGTCATACAATCTGGTGCTTAAAGAAGTTCTAGGTCGAGGTCGCTTTTTGAAATCAATTTTGTGTAAACACGACGAAGGACTCGTGCTCGTAAAGGTCTATTTCAAAAGAGGCGATTTCATTGATTTGCGAGATTATGAGCAGCGTCTCTCCAAAATCTGTGACATCTTCACCTCCCTTGATCATCCACATGTTTGGCCTTTCCAG TTCTGGCTTGAAACAGATAAAGCTGCTTATTTGTTGAGGCAATACTTCTTTAACAATCTGCACGATCGTCTTAGTACCCGACCTTTTCTCTGTGTTGTCGAAAAAAAGTGGCTTGCTTTCCAG TTGCTTTATGCAGTGAAGCAGAGTCATGAACATGGAGTATGTCATG GTGATATCAAGTGTGAGAATGTGCTGGTCACTTCTTGGAACTGGCTTTATCTTGCAGACTTTGCATCGTTCAAACCCACTTATATTCCACATGATGATCCTTCTGATTTCTCATTCTTTTTTGATACCGGTGGACGAAGGCGATGCTATCTTGCACCCGAG AGATTTTATGAGCATGGAGGTGAGATGCACGTAGCACCAGATGCTCCTTTGAAGCCATCGATGGACATCTTTGCTGTTGG GTGTGTTATTGCTGAGCTTTTCCTCGAGGGCCAGCCGTTGTTTGAATTATCTCAACTACTTGCTTATCGCAGAGGACAATATGATCCCAGTCAACTTCTGGAAAAG ATTCCAGATTCAGGAATTCGGAAGATGATTCTTCATATGATTCAATTGGACCCAGAGTCACGGTGTTCTGCTGAAAGCTACTTGCAGAACTATGCAGGAGTTGTGTTCCCGAGCTACTTCTCACCATTCCTTCATAACTTCTATTCCTTATTGAACCCCCTTAACTCCGATGCAAGG GTTCTAATATGCCAGACCTCTTTTCAAGAGATCCGTAAACAAATGATGAATGATAAGCCTGGTGAGGGGAACTCTCCTGCTGCTAGTCCACATTCATTTCCTGCCAGTCAAACGCTGCAAGAGAGTGGCGTGAACGAAAATCTGAACTTAGTGCGGGACTCCTCGAATAAAAGAGAGGAGATGGAGAAGGGCTCAGTTCATGATCGCTTTGATCTTCTTGGCAACATGAACACCGTGCTTAGGGATGCGAAACAAAATAATCAATGTCCTGCTGTGAAGCCAGTGCTGGAGGATATAGCCAATACTTCATATTCTCAGAACCAAAGACAATGTCACATGCTATCTCCAGGTGAACAAATCTCCGTCAGCTCCAATTCTTTTAAGAGAAGTCACCATCCCTTCTTAAAAAAGATCACCATGGAAGATTTGACTTCTTTGATGTCTGACTATGATAATCAGTCAGACACTTTTGGTATGCCTTTCTTACCATTTCCTGAAGATGTAATGAGCTGTGAAGGAATGGTGCTGATAGCCTCACTGTTGTGTTCCTGCATACGCAATGTCAAATTGCCTTTTATGAGGAGAGGTGCTGTATTACTGTTGAACTCTTGTTCCATGTACATTGATGATGAAGATCGCTTGCAGCGAGTACTTCCATATGTGATAGCAATGCTGTCGGATCCAGCAGCAATTGTTCGTTGTGCTGCCTTAGAGACTTTATGTGATATTCTTCCTTTAGTTAGAGATTTTCCTCCAAGTGATGCCAAAATTTTTCCAGAGTATATTCTCCCTATGCTTTCCATGCTTCCTGATGACCCAGAGGAGAGTGTTAGGATTTGTTATGCCAGCAATATATCAAAGCTTGCACTAACTGCTTATGGTTTTCTGATTCACTCAATAAGCTTGAGTGAGGCAGGTGTTCTAAATGAAATAAATTCATGCCAGAATTCATCAATATCGACCTCTGACCGACCAGTACGGCCACAGAGTCTAAACAGTGATACACAACTTGCTCAATTAAGGAAGTCAGTTGCTGAGGTTATTCAAGAACTCGTGATGGGCCCAAAGCAAACTCCAAACATCAGGAGAGCACTATTGCAAGATATTGGTAACCTTTGTTGGTTTTTTGGACAGAGGCAAAGTAGTGACTTCCTGTTGCCCATTCTCCCTGCTTTTCTAAATGATAGAGATGAGCAGCTCAGGGCAGTATTTTATGGGCAAATCATATGCGTCTGCTTTTTTGTTGGACAACGAAGTGTGGAAGAATATCTTTTACCATACATTGAGCAGGCATTGACTGATACAACTGAGGCTGTAATCGTCAATGCACTAGATTGCTTGGCCATTCTCTGCAAAAGTGGCTTTCTGCGCAAGAGGGTCCTGCTTGAAATGATAGACCGTTCTTTCCATTTGTTGTGCTACCCTAGCCAATGGGTAAGGAGGTCAGCTGTCACCTTTATTGCTGCCAGCAGTGAGAGCTTAGGAGCAGTTGATTCTTATGTTTTTCTTGTCCCAGTAATAAGACCCTTCCTTCGCAGGCAGCCAGCATCTTTAGCTTCAGAGAAAGCTCTTCTCTCGTGCTTGAAGCCACCAGTTTCAAAAGAGCTATACTATCAGCTTGTGGAAAATGCAAAGAGTTCAGATATGCTGGAGAGACAGAGAAAGATATGGTACAATTCACCTCCTCAGTTGAAACAATGGGAAACTGTAGATTTACTTGAGAGAAGTAGCAGCGAGTTGGATCGAATGAAGTACTGGTCTGGCAGAAAACATGATTTTCCTGGTTATAAATCAGCTGGTGATTTAACAAAACCAATTGATTTTACTGAAAGTGATGATAATGAGACCAAGGTGAAAGCTGTGGGAAGCTTAATACAAAATCCTTCTGGCATAATGGATAGCTGTGATCGCCTCCCTTCAGAAAAATTACAGCTATCTGGATTTGTGTCTCCACAAGTCGGTGGTATGAGCAGCTTTATTGATAAATCATCTGAAGGCATTCCTTTGTACTATTTTAAGGAGGATAACAAGAAATTAGCAGGCACTGGTGCAGCAGCTTCTGATTCCTCATTGCCATTTACTTCCCTTGGATTTGGTTCTTCATCTTTACCTTGGATGGATCCTGTAAACAAGTCATTTAATTTAGCAAATTCAGTTCCAGCACCCAAGCTCGTGTCAGGTTCGATAAGCATTGGCAATAGTTCCACACTGTTGCGGAGAGTTGTACATGAAGTGGAAGACAGGGAAGCTGATCAAACAGCTTATGTGAATAACAAGTTTCAGGATGTTGGGTCTGCTACAACTAAAGCGGGTACCCTAACAATGGAAGACAACGCAGCTGCAACAGATAGAACTGATTTGTCCTCTTTTGCCAAAACATCTATGATTACTGATTCAGGATGGAGGCCTCGTGGGGTTTTGGTTGCTCACCTCCAAGAGCACCGTTCTGCTGTTAATGATATATCCATCTCAGCAGACCACAGTTTTTTTGTTAGTGCATCTGACGATTCTACTGTTAAGGTTTGGGATTCTAAAAGGTTGGAGAAGGATATTTCATTCAGGTCAAGGTTAACTTATTCTTTAGAAGGAAGCCGAGCTTTATGTGTTACAGTGCTCCAAGGTTCTGCTCAAGTTGTTGTTGGAGCATGTGATGGAACAATACATATGTTCTCTGTTGATTATATCTCTCGTGGACTTGGTAATGTTGTCGAAAAGTATTCTGGTATTGCTGATGTGAAAAAGAATGAAGTGGGAGAGGGTGCCATAGCAAGCCTCTTGAACTACTGTTCAGATGGTGGTGCCTCAAAAATGATTTTGTACAGCACCCAGAATTGTGGTCTCCATCTGTTGGACACAAGAACAGGCTCACATGCCTGGAACAccaaagtttatccgaaagaggGCTATATATCATCTCTAGTTGCCGGGCCTTGTGGAAACTGGTTTGTATCAGGTTCCTCAAGGGGTGTACTTACACTTTGGGATTTGAGGTTCTGCATACCAGTTAACACGTGGCAATATTCTCTTGCCTGCCCAATTGAGAGAATGTCTCTCTTTCTTCCTCCTCCTAGTACGTCATTGTCTGCAGCAGCAAGGCCCCTTGTTTATGTTGCTGCAGGTTGTAATGAAGTCTCTCTCTGGAATGCAGAGAATGGGAGCTGCCACCAG GTATTGAGGGTAGCAAATAATGAGAGTGAGGCTGAGAACTCTGAATTACCTTGGGCTCTGGCGAAGCCATCAAATAAGGCTAATCCTAAACAAGATCTAAGAAGAAATAATGGTTCAAAGTACCGAGTTGATGAATTGAGTGATCCGCCTCCTCGCCTTACTGGCATCCGTGCATTGCTTCCATTACCTGGTGGTGATTTGTTAACCGGGGGTACTGACCTAAAAATACGTCGTTGGGACCATTGCAG CCCAGAACGAAGTTACTGTGTTTGCGGACCATCTATAAAGGGGGTAGTTAATGATGACTTTTATGAGACAAAATCTAGCTTTGGCGTACAAATAGTGCAG GAGGCGAAGAGACGACCTTTGGCCACCAGACTAACGGCAAAGGCAATCCTTGGAGCTGCTGCTATTGATTCTGCGGGGTGCCACCGTGATTGTATTCTCTCTTTGGCTTCTGTCAAATTAAATCAGAGACTTCTGATATCAGGCAGTAGAGACGGAGCTGTTAAGGTTTGGAAGTAA